The following proteins are encoded in a genomic region of Poecilia reticulata strain Guanapo linkage group LG11, Guppy_female_1.0+MT, whole genome shotgun sequence:
- the myclb gene encoding protein L-Myc-1b codes for MPGISSAAPRYENWEMDHYQHYFYDDHDPDEDFFMSTAPSEDIWKKFELVPTPPMSPMRLPAEGSGKVGLGDKLEWVSQYLGQDDEHNQQQQQHAQELPYKLATSGDSFGNLSSIIIQDCMWSCFSAGQQLERVVGERPRLGAGGSVLSPWKAQSALADTWFAGGLAADCVDPAAVLTFPLPGGCKRKVSSGSESHTDSSDDEDENDDDEEEIDVVTVDHNQQQQQHKPRRLVTTRKPVTITVRADPHDPGTKRFHISIHQQQHNYAAPSPDTLPAAAEPARKRVRQGVPSPATQPPRNSLHNQPRHGHAPLNLDRRKSHSTAAGVRSESPNLNASSPTSSPSSPPSSSSSSSHQSLPSKPRSHMSSPLSSDCEDTDKRKAHNFLERKRRNDLRSRFLLLRDEIPGLVDCAKTPKVAILTRATEYLQQLHAAEKQKTQERKQLKARQLQLLQRLAQLKRS; via the exons ATGCCGGGCATTAGCTCCGCCGCGCCTCGTTATGAAAACTGGGAAATGGACCACTACCAGCACTACTTTTACGACGACCACGATCCGGACGAGGACTTCTTCATGTCCACGGCGCCCAGCGAGGACATATGGAAGAAATTCGAGCTGGTTCCGACCCCGCCCATGTCCCCCATGCGGCTGCCCGCGGAAGGGTCGGGCAAGGTCGGTCTCGGTGACAAGCTGGAGTGGGTTTCTCAGTACTTGGGGCAGGACGACGAGCataatcagcagcagcagcagcacgcgCAGGAGCTGCCCTACAAGCTCGCGACCAGTGGCGACTCCTTCGGCAACCTGAGCTCCATCATCATCCAGGACTGCATGTGGAGCTGCTTCTCTGCCGGACAGCAGCTGGAGAGAGTGGTAGGGGAGCGTCCTCGGCTCGGCGCCGGAGGCAGCGTTTTGTCTCCGTGGAAAGCCCAGAGTGCCCTCGCCGACACGTGGTTTGCGGGTGGCCTGGCTGCGGACTGCGTGGACCCGGCTGCCGTGCTCACTTTCCCGCTTCCCGGAGGGTGCAAGAGAAAGGTGTCGTCCGGTTCAGAGTCGCACACAGACTCCTCAG ATGATGAAGACGAAAAcgatgatgatgaagaggagattGACGTGGTGACGGTGGACCacaatcagcagcagcagcagcataaacCTCGTCGACTGGTCACGACCCGCAAACCGGTGACCATCACGGTGCGAGCAGACCCCCACGACCCCGGCACCAAGCGTTTCCACATCTCCatccatcagcagcagcacaacTACGCCGCGCCCTCCCCGGACACTCTCCCCGCGGCTGCCGAGCCTGCCCGGAAGAGGGTCCGACAGGGAGTCCCCTCTCCTGCGACCCAGCCTCCCAGGAACTCTCTCCACAACCAGCCCCGGCACGGCCACGCGCCTCTGAACTTGGACAGGAGAAAGTCTCACTCCACTGCAGCCGGGGTGAGATCAGAGTCCCCCAACCTCAACGCATCCTCTCCTACCTCGTCGCCTTCGTCTCCacccagctcctcctcctcgtcaTCCCACCAGAGCTTGCCGTCGAAGCCTCGTTCCCACATGTCGAGCCCCCTGTCCTCGGACTGCGAGGACACGGACAAGCGCAAGGCGCACAACTTCCTGGAGCGCAAGCGTCGCAATGACCTGCGCTCCCGCTTCCTCTTGCTACGGGACGAGATTCCGGGGTTGGTGGACTGTGCCAAGACCCCCAAGGTGGCCATCTTGACCCGAGCTACGGAgtacctgcagcagctccacgcTGCCGAGAAACAGAAGACTCAGGAGAGGAAGCAGCTGAAGGccaggcagctgcagctgctgcagcggtTGGCACAGCTCAAACGCTCCTGA